The following are from one region of the Prochlorococcus marinus str. SB genome:
- the infB gene encoding translation initiation factor IF-2: MTISDKIRIYELSRDLNLENKDILDAAQKLSISVKSHSSSISAEEAKKIKNLINKKNSDKTILSINKPSIKKDNFKQNKEDKSSVISSKKGKPLKDNSNKKPLLIKPLNKPESVKIISNQFKNPNKPNIINSSQSQPNLINTKINSKPSQNFNQDKKTFGNNTTPPIKSPAKPPIQLIAKPKNINNNIKSNESSKSIYNSRDKRQLSNKPNQNTSKPKTKDFNNRVNTPELVGAPIRREDPKINPNKQNITFKQTASNRPGSPSRPGMPNKPGLRNKPADQGRPGSFNRQGNPNRPSSPNRSGMPNRPGLRNKPSDQGRPGSFNRQGNPNRPSSPNRSGMPNNRPGSKFNGQNSSRIRKPVSPNELLQLQKNNNSEKDKLGINNNAKQNIEVSQQKVKAPNSRPNTAPGSKKLPHRAFTNNSKKPGKTDWDDSAKLEALRSKNPQKQRQKVHIIGDNDDSLTSETSGYSGEKISILSASLARPKKEKSDESKSQKAIKQFKKKKKETTRQRQKRRAMELKAAKEAKQVRPEMIIVPEDNLTVQELADKLSLESSEIIKSLFFKGITATVTQSLDLATIETVAEEFGVPVLQDDIQEAAEKTVDMIESEDIENLIRRPPVITVMGHVDHGKTSLLDSIRESRVASGEAGGITQHIGAYQVEFEHESQKKKLTFLDTPGHEAFTAMRARGTKVTDVAVLVVAADDGCRPQTLEAISHARAAKVPIVVAINKIDKEGASPDRVKQELSEKDLIAEDWGGDTVMVPVSAIKKQNIDKLLEMILLVSEVEDLQANPNRFAKGTVIEAHLDKAKGPVATLLVQNGTLKSGDVLAAGSVLGKIRAMVDENGNRIKEAGPSFPVEALGFSEVPTAGDEFEVYSDEKTARAIVGDRATDARAIKLAQQMASRRVSLSSLSTQANDGELKELNLILKADVQGSVEAILGSLEQLPKNEVQVRVLLSAPGEITETDIDLAAASGSVIIGFNTSLASGAKRAADANDVDIREYEVIYKLLEDIQLAMEGLLEPDLVEESLGQAEVRATFAVGKGAIAGCYIQTGKLQRNCSLRVIRSEKVIFEGNLDSLKRAKDDVKEVNTGFECGVGCDKFSSWIEGDVIEAFKFVTKKRTLSQ; encoded by the coding sequence ATGACTATCAGCGATAAAATCAGAATTTACGAACTTTCCAGAGACTTGAATCTGGAAAATAAAGATATACTGGATGCCGCTCAAAAACTTTCAATTTCAGTAAAAAGCCATAGCAGTTCTATTAGTGCAGAAGAGGCAAAAAAAATTAAAAATCTTATTAATAAAAAGAATTCAGATAAAACAATACTCTCCATTAATAAACCTTCAATTAAAAAAGATAATTTCAAACAAAATAAAGAAGATAAATCTTCTGTTATCTCTTCTAAAAAAGGGAAACCTCTCAAAGATAATTCAAACAAAAAACCATTATTGATAAAGCCACTTAACAAGCCTGAGAGTGTAAAAATAATTTCAAATCAATTTAAAAATCCAAATAAACCTAATATTATAAACAGTTCACAATCTCAACCAAATCTTATAAATACAAAAATAAATAGTAAACCTTCACAGAATTTCAACCAAGATAAAAAAACTTTCGGAAATAATACCACCCCACCTATCAAAAGTCCGGCAAAACCACCTATTCAGCTAATTGCAAAGCCTAAAAATATTAATAATAATATCAAATCTAATGAATCTTCCAAGAGCATCTACAATTCAAGGGATAAAAGACAACTATCAAACAAACCTAATCAAAATACGAGCAAACCAAAAACAAAAGATTTTAATAATAGAGTAAATACCCCTGAGCTCGTAGGAGCTCCAATAAGAAGAGAAGATCCAAAAATAAATCCTAATAAGCAAAACATTACTTTTAAACAAACTGCCTCTAACAGACCCGGTTCTCCCAGCAGACCTGGCATGCCCAATAAGCCTGGTTTAAGAAACAAACCTGCAGATCAAGGCAGACCTGGTTCATTTAATAGGCAAGGTAATCCCAATAGACCTAGTTCTCCCAACAGATCTGGCATGCCCAATAGGCCTGGTTTAAGAAACAAACCTTCAGATCAAGGCAGACCTGGTTCATTTAATAGGCAAGGTAATCCCAATAGACCTAGTTCTCCCAACAGATCTGGCATGCCCAATAATAGGCCTGGTTCTAAATTCAATGGCCAAAATTCCTCTAGGATTAGAAAGCCAGTATCACCTAACGAACTTTTACAACTTCAAAAAAATAATAACTCTGAGAAAGACAAATTAGGTATTAATAATAACGCAAAACAAAATATCGAGGTATCTCAGCAGAAGGTGAAAGCGCCTAATAGTCGTCCAAACACTGCTCCGGGTTCCAAAAAACTACCTCATAGAGCATTTACAAATAATTCTAAAAAACCTGGGAAGACAGACTGGGACGATAGCGCAAAACTTGAAGCATTAAGAAGCAAAAATCCCCAAAAACAAAGACAGAAAGTTCATATTATTGGCGATAATGATGATTCATTAACATCTGAGACTAGTGGATATTCAGGAGAAAAAATTTCAATCTTATCAGCCAGTTTAGCGCGTCCAAAGAAAGAAAAGTCAGATGAATCTAAATCTCAAAAAGCTATAAAACAATTTAAAAAGAAGAAAAAAGAGACTACTAGGCAAAGACAGAAAAGAAGAGCTATGGAGTTAAAGGCTGCCAAAGAAGCCAAACAAGTCAGGCCTGAGATGATAATAGTACCCGAAGATAATTTAACAGTTCAAGAATTAGCTGATAAATTAAGTCTTGAAAGCTCTGAAATAATCAAATCTCTTTTTTTCAAAGGAATAACTGCAACTGTTACTCAATCACTCGACTTAGCAACTATTGAGACAGTAGCTGAAGAATTTGGGGTCCCTGTTTTGCAAGATGATATCCAAGAAGCTGCTGAGAAAACAGTAGATATGATTGAATCTGAAGATATTGAGAACTTAATAAGAAGACCACCCGTTATTACGGTGATGGGTCATGTAGATCATGGGAAAACAAGTCTTTTAGATTCCATCAGAGAATCAAGAGTAGCTTCGGGGGAAGCAGGGGGCATCACTCAACACATAGGAGCTTATCAAGTTGAATTTGAACATGAATCTCAAAAGAAAAAATTAACTTTTCTTGATACCCCTGGTCATGAAGCCTTTACTGCAATGAGAGCAAGGGGTACAAAAGTTACAGATGTAGCAGTTCTTGTAGTTGCTGCAGATGATGGTTGCAGACCTCAAACGCTTGAAGCTATCAGTCATGCAAGAGCTGCAAAAGTGCCAATTGTTGTTGCAATAAATAAAATTGACAAAGAAGGGGCATCTCCAGACAGAGTAAAGCAGGAACTATCAGAAAAAGATTTGATTGCTGAAGATTGGGGCGGAGATACAGTGATGGTTCCAGTAAGCGCTATCAAAAAACAAAACATTGATAAATTACTCGAAATGATTTTATTAGTTTCAGAGGTAGAAGATTTACAAGCTAACCCTAATAGATTCGCAAAAGGTACTGTTATTGAAGCCCACCTAGACAAAGCAAAAGGGCCTGTTGCTACTTTGTTAGTACAAAATGGGACCTTGAAATCTGGGGATGTTTTGGCTGCGGGTTCAGTCCTTGGGAAAATTAGAGCAATGGTTGATGAAAATGGTAATAGAATTAAAGAAGCAGGACCATCATTCCCAGTGGAAGCGCTAGGATTCAGTGAGGTACCCACTGCAGGAGATGAATTTGAAGTCTACTCTGATGAGAAAACTGCTAGAGCCATTGTCGGAGACCGGGCAACAGATGCTAGAGCCATAAAATTAGCTCAGCAAATGGCCTCTAGAAGAGTCAGCTTATCATCCTTATCAACTCAAGCAAATGATGGAGAACTAAAAGAGTTAAACTTAATCCTCAAAGCTGATGTTCAAGGTAGTGTTGAAGCAATATTAGGATCACTAGAACAATTACCAAAAAATGAAGTTCAAGTCAGAGTCCTACTTTCTGCTCCTGGAGAAATAACTGAGACAGATATAGATCTCGCTGCTGCATCTGGGTCAGTAATCATTGGATTTAACACCTCATTGGCTTCTGGCGCGAAGAGGGCAGCTGATGCTAATGACGTTGATATAAGAGAATATGAAGTAATCTATAAACTCTTAGAAGATATTCAGTTGGCCATGGAAGGTCTACTTGAACCCGATCTTGTCGAAGAATCATTAGGACAAGCTGAAGTTAGAGCAACTTTTGCAGTCGGTAAAGGAGCTATTGCGGGCTGTTATATACAAACTGGTAAATTACAAAG
- a CDS encoding YlxR family protein, with protein MIQQLPVMRVCISCRKTYDRKDLLRITKDHKQGTMLQKGMGRSAYICKSKKCYSDSKIKKKLQKALKTFLEPEFIEIFEKEITSYNNYPH; from the coding sequence GTGATACAACAACTCCCTGTTATGCGTGTATGCATTTCATGTAGAAAAACATATGATAGGAAAGATCTTTTAAGAATTACTAAAGATCATAAGCAAGGTACCATGCTTCAAAAGGGAATGGGGCGATCAGCTTACATTTGCAAGTCAAAAAAATGCTATTCAGATTCCAAGATCAAAAAAAAGCTTCAAAAAGCTTTAAAAACATTTTTAGAACCTGAATTTATTGAAATTTTTGAAAAAGAAATTACAAGCTACAATAACTATCCCCATTAA